Proteins found in one Litorihabitans aurantiacus genomic segment:
- a CDS encoding (deoxy)nucleoside triphosphate pyrophosphohydrolase, whose protein sequence is MTVLVVAAAILDDLAAPTRLLAARRSAPKTLAGSWEFAGGKVEPGEDPMAALVRELDEELGVEIAFGDLVPGSLPGRTWPIHRGHEMLVWTARITKGEPVPLQDHDELRWLAPADLHSVPWLPADVPIVDAVAASVFAGASPRPS, encoded by the coding sequence GTGACCGTCCTCGTCGTCGCGGCGGCGATCCTCGACGATCTCGCCGCCCCCACCCGCCTCCTGGCCGCGCGCCGCAGCGCCCCGAAGACCCTCGCGGGCTCGTGGGAGTTCGCCGGGGGCAAGGTCGAACCCGGTGAGGACCCGATGGCCGCGCTCGTACGCGAGCTGGACGAGGAGCTCGGCGTCGAGATCGCGTTCGGCGACCTGGTGCCCGGATCGCTGCCGGGGCGGACCTGGCCCATCCACCGGGGCCACGAGATGCTCGTGTGGACGGCGCGGATCACCAAGGGTGAGCCCGTGCCGCTGCAGGACCACGACGAGCTGCGCTGGCTCGCGCCGGCCGACCTCCACTCGGTGCCGTGGCTGCCGGCCGACGTGCCGATCGTCGACGCCGTGGCCGCCTCGGTCTTCGCCGGCGCGTCCCCGCGGCCCTCCTGA
- the map gene encoding type I methionyl aminopeptidase produces MIELKTPTEVQQMRPAGAFVASVLSALKERAAVGVNLLELDELAHEMIRDAGASSCYIDYHPSFGASPFGKVLCTSVNDAVLHGLPHDYVLADGDLLSVDFAAELNGWVADSALSVVVGTPRPEDLRVIEATEVALKAGIEAAVVGNKLGDISWAIGEVAHQYGYPVNLDFGGHGVGRTMHGEPHIANDGRAGRGLKIKPGLVVAIEPWFLISTDEIYTDPDGWTLRSTDRSRGAHSEHTVAITPDGPLILTDRG; encoded by the coding sequence GTGATCGAGCTCAAGACGCCCACCGAGGTCCAGCAGATGCGTCCCGCGGGGGCGTTCGTGGCGAGCGTGCTGAGCGCGCTGAAGGAGAGGGCGGCCGTCGGCGTCAACCTCCTCGAGCTCGACGAGCTGGCGCACGAGATGATCCGCGACGCCGGTGCCTCCTCCTGCTACATCGACTACCACCCGAGCTTCGGCGCGTCCCCGTTCGGCAAGGTCCTGTGCACCAGCGTCAACGACGCCGTGCTGCACGGCCTGCCCCACGACTACGTGCTCGCCGACGGCGACCTGCTCTCGGTCGACTTCGCCGCCGAGCTGAACGGCTGGGTCGCGGACTCGGCGCTCTCGGTCGTGGTGGGTACGCCCCGCCCCGAGGACCTGCGGGTCATCGAGGCCACCGAGGTGGCGCTGAAGGCCGGGATCGAGGCCGCCGTCGTCGGGAACAAGCTGGGCGACATCTCCTGGGCCATCGGCGAGGTCGCGCACCAGTACGGCTACCCGGTCAACCTCGACTTCGGCGGGCACGGCGTCGGGCGCACCATGCACGGTGAGCCCCACATCGCCAACGACGGCCGCGCGGGCCGCGGCCTGAAGATCAAGCCGGGACTCGTCGTCGCGATCGAGCCGTGGTTCCTGATCTCGACCGACGAGATCTACACGGACCCGGACGGGTGGACGCTGCGCTCGACGGACCGCTCGCGCGGCGCCCACAGCGAGCACACGGTGGCGATCACGCCGGACGGGCCGCTGATCCTCACCGACCGCGGCTGA
- a CDS encoding glycosyltransferase family 4 protein, translating to MLAPPPHHPEGRLTSALPSDQVGAAARDDGGARVVRTRFRAHDHSLTSRSLDQAVVAADQLGRGLALMGRGRDRRPDVVVATAPALPTIGAGLALGRALRRPVVVEMRDAWPDLLAPADVMRTRATGAGLCRLAAGAAVTGLTRAQRSADHVVTTTDSFARVLAGRGISASAIGNGVSDDLLPVFHPPPLDRARLRVLYLGTTGRSQHLSTALEAAARARALGVDVALRIVGSGSDQPRLRALARNLALDVELTGRVPRTAVGTHYAWADTAVVMLRDWPPFRWTVPSKLYEILAVGRHVSASVDGEAADLVRASRGGHVVPPQDPAALADLWARLAADRRLLDVGGRPRAWVLEHAHHDLLARRYLALLETVVAG from the coding sequence GTGCTCGCCCCGCCCCCGCACCACCCCGAGGGGAGGCTGACGAGCGCCCTGCCGTCCGACCAGGTCGGTGCCGCGGCGCGGGACGACGGCGGCGCTCGCGTCGTGCGGACGCGGTTCCGGGCCCACGACCACTCCCTGACGAGTCGCAGCCTGGACCAGGCGGTGGTGGCCGCCGACCAGCTCGGCCGCGGCCTCGCGCTCATGGGTCGCGGACGCGACCGCCGCCCTGACGTCGTCGTCGCGACCGCCCCCGCGCTGCCCACGATCGGCGCGGGACTCGCCCTGGGGCGTGCGCTGAGGCGGCCCGTCGTCGTCGAGATGCGTGACGCGTGGCCCGACCTGCTGGCGCCCGCCGACGTGATGCGCACGCGCGCGACCGGCGCGGGACTGTGTCGCCTCGCCGCCGGCGCCGCCGTCACGGGACTCACCCGGGCGCAGCGCTCGGCGGATCACGTCGTGACGACCACGGACTCGTTCGCCCGCGTGCTCGCGGGACGCGGCATCAGCGCGAGCGCGATAGGCAACGGTGTCTCCGACGACCTCCTCCCCGTGTTCCACCCGCCGCCGCTGGACCGTGCACGGCTGCGCGTGCTCTACCTGGGCACCACGGGCCGCAGCCAGCACCTGTCCACGGCCCTCGAGGCGGCGGCCCGCGCACGAGCCCTCGGTGTCGACGTCGCCCTCCGCATCGTCGGCTCCGGATCGGATCAGCCGCGTCTGCGCGCGCTCGCCCGGAACCTGGCGCTCGACGTCGAGCTGACGGGCCGCGTGCCGCGGACCGCCGTCGGGACGCACTACGCGTGGGCCGACACCGCCGTCGTGATGCTGCGGGACTGGCCCCCGTTCCGCTGGACCGTGCCGTCCAAGCTCTACGAAATCCTCGCCGTCGGTCGGCACGTCTCGGCCAGCGTCGACGGCGAGGCCGCCGACCTCGTGCGCGCCTCGCGCGGCGGCCACGTCGTCCCGCCGCAGGACCCGGCCGCGCTCGCCGACCTGTGGGCGAGGCTCGCGGCGGACCGCCGGCTGCTCGACGTGGGTGGGCGCCCGCGCGCGTGGGTCCTCGAGCACGCGCACCACGACCTGCTCGCACGGCGCTACCTCGCGCTGCTGGAGACGGTGGTCGCCGGGTGA
- a CDS encoding glycosyltransferase family 4 protein, translating into MRGAVDAGALLRQLLLGARTAAAMAREDPARLVVLASRRAPEAWRGRLSDLLAGGAGRRGTGRRGTGRRGTGRRGAGLPGVLAAWVRGDDDAARAAVAAHLATGRARRPGPATVLAAEIGVQLDVPGAERAGTAATRVRALARRGDLSDAVAAAGPGTTQGRRLAAERTALTPGTVLAPSRRAASARRPSRGDRTGDGGPPRVLHLLTTSLPHSTSGYALRSHEVLRAQRRAGIDAVAATRPGYPVDVGRLAVAGHEVLDDVVYHRLPARRRPPATGARLRDHADAALALAREERPDVLHTTTPWSSAVVTRAVARDLGVPWVYEVRGVLEDTWVASFPPELRARVRASERYRLLRARETELTRAADRVVVLGETVRDALVARGVDPARLAIAPNAVEDRARTPDRSPARARRALGLPTDGFWVGTVSSLVPYEGLETLIEAVATERSAGRDVRACLVGDGVARPGLQRLVVERDLTDVVLLPGRVPAAEAGRWYQALDVVAVPRIDAEVTRTVVPLKPMAAMALGRPLIASDLPALAEIVGRPGAGLLTPPGDAAALARAVARLAADDDLRRSLARAGRAYAATRTWDAVGRTYRTLYDGLIEDAS; encoded by the coding sequence GTGAGGGGCGCCGTCGACGCGGGCGCGCTGCTGCGTCAGCTCCTGCTCGGTGCGCGCACCGCCGCCGCGATGGCACGCGAGGATCCGGCCCGGCTCGTGGTGCTCGCGTCCCGGCGCGCCCCCGAGGCGTGGCGCGGACGTCTCTCGGACCTGCTCGCCGGCGGTGCCGGGCGCCGCGGCACCGGGCGCCGCGGCACCGGGCGCCGCGGCACCGGGCGCCGCGGTGCCGGGCTCCCGGGTGTGCTCGCCGCGTGGGTGCGGGGCGACGACGACGCGGCGCGCGCCGCCGTCGCCGCGCACCTGGCGACGGGACGCGCGCGACGGCCCGGCCCGGCGACGGTGCTGGCGGCCGAGATCGGCGTGCAGCTCGACGTCCCCGGGGCGGAGCGGGCGGGAACGGCCGCCACGCGGGTTCGGGCGCTCGCGCGCCGCGGTGACCTCTCCGACGCGGTCGCCGCCGCCGGACCGGGCACGACGCAGGGTCGACGGCTCGCGGCCGAGCGGACGGCGCTGACGCCCGGCACCGTGCTGGCGCCGAGCCGCCGCGCCGCGAGCGCCCGCCGACCGAGCAGGGGCGACCGGACCGGCGACGGCGGCCCACCCCGCGTGCTCCACCTCCTGACCACCTCGCTCCCCCACTCCACGAGCGGGTACGCGCTGCGGAGCCACGAGGTGCTGCGCGCGCAGCGCCGTGCCGGCATCGACGCGGTCGCGGCGACCCGTCCGGGCTACCCGGTCGACGTCGGCCGACTCGCCGTCGCCGGGCACGAGGTCCTCGACGACGTCGTCTACCACCGCCTCCCCGCCCGCCGCCGGCCACCGGCCACCGGCGCGCGTCTGCGCGACCACGCGGACGCCGCGCTCGCTCTCGCGCGCGAGGAGCGCCCCGACGTGCTGCACACGACCACGCCCTGGAGCTCCGCCGTCGTCACCCGGGCGGTGGCGCGCGACCTGGGCGTCCCGTGGGTGTACGAGGTGCGGGGCGTCCTGGAGGACACGTGGGTCGCGTCCTTCCCGCCGGAGCTGCGCGCGCGCGTCCGCGCGAGCGAGCGGTACCGGCTGTTGCGCGCACGGGAGACCGAGCTGACGCGCGCCGCGGACCGCGTCGTCGTCCTCGGGGAGACGGTGCGCGACGCGCTGGTGGCGCGCGGCGTCGATCCTGCACGTCTCGCGATCGCGCCGAACGCCGTCGAGGACCGCGCTCGCACGCCGGACCGGTCGCCTGCGCGGGCGCGGCGGGCGCTCGGACTGCCGACCGACGGCTTCTGGGTGGGTACGGTGAGCAGCCTGGTGCCCTACGAGGGGTTGGAGACCTTGATCGAGGCGGTCGCGACGGAGCGGTCCGCGGGCCGTGACGTGCGCGCGTGCCTCGTGGGCGACGGCGTCGCGCGCCCGGGCCTGCAGCGGCTCGTCGTCGAGCGGGATCTGACCGACGTGGTGCTGCTCCCGGGGCGGGTGCCCGCCGCCGAGGCCGGCCGCTGGTACCAGGCGCTCGACGTCGTGGCCGTCCCGCGCATCGACGCCGAGGTCACGCGCACCGTGGTCCCGCTCAAGCCGATGGCGGCGATGGCGCTCGGCCGCCCGCTGATCGCGAGCGACCTCCCCGCGCTGGCCGAGATCGTCGGGCGGCCGGGCGCCGGGCTCCTCACGCCCCCGGGGGACGCCGCTGCCCTGGCGCGCGCCGTCGCGCGGCTGGCCGCCGACGACGACCTGCGGCGCTCCCTCGCCCGCGCCGGTCGCGCGTACGCCGCCACCCGCACGTGGGACGCGGTCGGGCGCACCTACCGCACGCTGTACGACGGGCTGATCGAGGACGCCTCGTGA
- a CDS encoding ABC transporter permease yields the protein MTERPPVTSRPRVVVDVATTGLRPVLARPSLPSYLGRIWRRRHFVLADARAQVATTSRSTLLGSAWLVINPLLHGAVYFVLFGLVLQADRGIENYLGYLVIGVFLFQWTIHCLTQGSRAVTGNRALIRSFTFPRAALPLAVVIRQTIRFLPALATMLALIVLLPPLLGAIDPGGDPVVLRVTWLWLLLPVPLVLQLLLNTGLALLAARATARVPDLTQLFQLVARFWLYASAVFFSIDRFAAWPVLHTVMSVNPMFLVLDVVRDLLLYATVPAWETWALLAGWSVGLVVVGLVVFWSGEESYGSA from the coding sequence GTGACCGAGCGCCCACCCGTCACGTCGCGGCCGCGCGTGGTCGTCGACGTCGCCACGACCGGCCTGCGACCCGTGCTCGCGCGCCCGTCGCTGCCCTCCTACCTCGGGCGGATCTGGCGGCGGCGCCACTTCGTGCTCGCCGACGCGCGCGCCCAGGTCGCCACCACCTCCCGCAGCACGCTGCTCGGATCGGCGTGGCTCGTGATCAACCCGCTGCTCCACGGCGCCGTGTACTTCGTGCTGTTCGGTCTGGTGCTGCAGGCCGATCGCGGCATCGAGAACTACCTCGGGTACCTGGTGATCGGGGTGTTCCTCTTCCAGTGGACGATCCACTGCCTCACCCAGGGCTCGCGCGCCGTCACCGGCAACCGCGCGCTGATCCGCTCGTTCACGTTTCCCCGCGCCGCGCTGCCGCTCGCCGTCGTGATCCGGCAGACGATCCGGTTCCTGCCGGCACTGGCGACCATGCTCGCGCTGATCGTTCTCCTCCCGCCGCTGCTGGGGGCGATCGACCCCGGCGGCGACCCGGTCGTGCTGCGCGTGACGTGGCTGTGGCTGCTGCTCCCGGTGCCGCTCGTGCTGCAGCTCCTGCTCAACACGGGGCTCGCGCTGCTCGCGGCCCGGGCGACGGCGAGGGTGCCCGACCTCACGCAGCTGTTCCAGCTCGTGGCGCGGTTCTGGCTCTACGCCTCGGCCGTGTTCTTCTCGATCGACCGGTTCGCCGCGTGGCCCGTCCTGCACACCGTGATGTCGGTGAACCCGATGTTCCTCGTGCTCGACGTCGTGCGCGACCTCCTGCTGTACGCGACGGTGCCCGCGTGGGAGACGTGGGCGCTGCTGGCCGGATGGTCGGTGGGCCTGGTCGTGGTCGGGCTGGTCGTGTTCTGGAGCGGGGAGGAGAGCTATGGCTCCGCCTGA
- a CDS encoding ABC transporter ATP-binding protein encodes MAPPEADVPRVHVAVADVHVRFTAPANAPRGPDSTRRWGRPAVVPRLGNGPAVVVRALAGISLVARAGEAIGVVGLNGSGKSTLLRTIAGLERPARGTVLASSAPVLLGVNAAMVGALTGRENLRLGCLAMGMSPAEVDAAHDGVVALAGIGDAVDRPMRTYSSGMAARLRFAIAAAAQPEVLLIDEALATGDAAFRQRSTDRIEQLRRGAGCVFLVSHGARTIEETCTRAIWLHQGRLVLDGGAAEVAQRYAGWAAELSAGDDAAAAATLAEAFTEGTDTVVALDARRESA; translated from the coding sequence ATGGCTCCGCCTGAGGCCGACGTGCCCCGCGTGCACGTCGCGGTGGCCGACGTGCACGTCCGCTTCACCGCACCCGCGAACGCGCCGCGAGGACCCGACTCGACGCGCAGGTGGGGGCGGCCCGCCGTCGTGCCCCGCCTCGGCAACGGGCCCGCCGTCGTCGTGCGCGCCCTGGCGGGCATCTCGCTCGTGGCGCGCGCCGGGGAGGCGATCGGGGTGGTCGGCCTGAACGGCTCGGGCAAGAGCACGCTGCTGCGCACGATCGCCGGGCTCGAGCGACCGGCGCGCGGCACGGTGCTCGCCTCGAGCGCACCGGTGCTCCTGGGGGTCAACGCCGCGATGGTGGGTGCGCTCACCGGGCGCGAGAACCTGCGGCTCGGCTGTCTCGCGATGGGTATGTCGCCCGCCGAGGTCGACGCGGCGCACGACGGCGTCGTCGCCCTCGCCGGGATCGGCGACGCCGTCGACCGCCCGATGCGCACGTACTCCTCCGGGATGGCGGCCCGGCTCAGGTTCGCGATCGCGGCCGCGGCGCAGCCCGAGGTGCTGCTCATCGACGAGGCGCTGGCCACCGGCGACGCCGCGTTCCGGCAGCGCAGCACCGACCGCATCGAGCAGCTGCGCCGCGGTGCGGGCTGCGTCTTCCTCGTCTCGCACGGGGCCCGCACGATCGAGGAGACCTGCACGCGCGCGATCTGGCTGCACCAGGGTCGCCTCGTGCTCGACGGCGGCGCCGCCGAGGTCGCGCAGCGGTACGCCGGGTGGGCGGCCGAGCTCTCGGCCGGGGACGACGCGGCCGCCGCGGCGACCCTGGCCGAGGCATTCACGGAGGGCACCGACACCGTCGTCGCCCTGGACGCACGACGGGAGAGCGCATGA
- the wecB gene encoding non-hydrolyzing UDP-N-acetylglucosamine 2-epimerase, with protein MTVWGTRPEAIKMAPLVLAIERSAVLTGVTVVTGQHREMLDQVNQVFGIVPDHDLDVMSAGQSLSQVFARVLERLDAVLVAREPDVVVVQGDTTTSTAAALAAFHRGVPVVHLEAGLRTGDLASPFPEEANRVLTSRIAALHLAPTPTSRANLLREGVDAGAVVVTGNTVIDALLQVVDQPVTFTEPRLAALAGRAGEGDGPVLLVTTHRRESWGAPMRAIGAALGEIARTLPDVTVVLPVHRNPLVREAVLPSVAGLDNVLVTEPLAYAEFAHLTRRAHVVLTDSGGVQEEAPSLGKPVLVMRETTERPEAVEAGTVRLVGTDPERIVSEVVRLLTDDAAHAAMARSTNPYGDGRAAARAVAAVAELLGTGARIPDFAG; from the coding sequence ATGACCGTCTGGGGGACGCGACCCGAGGCGATCAAGATGGCGCCCCTGGTGCTCGCGATCGAGCGCTCCGCGGTGCTGACGGGCGTCACCGTGGTCACGGGACAGCACCGGGAGATGCTCGACCAGGTCAACCAGGTCTTCGGCATCGTGCCCGACCACGACCTCGACGTGATGAGTGCCGGTCAGTCCCTGTCACAGGTGTTCGCGCGCGTGCTGGAACGGCTCGACGCCGTCCTGGTGGCCCGGGAGCCCGACGTCGTCGTGGTGCAGGGAGACACGACGACGTCGACGGCGGCCGCGCTGGCCGCCTTCCACCGCGGCGTCCCGGTGGTGCACCTCGAGGCGGGTCTGCGGACCGGCGACCTCGCCTCTCCGTTCCCGGAGGAGGCCAACCGGGTGCTGACGTCCCGGATCGCGGCGCTGCACCTCGCTCCGACGCCGACCAGCCGCGCGAACCTGCTGCGCGAGGGAGTCGACGCGGGCGCCGTCGTGGTCACGGGGAACACGGTCATCGACGCGCTGCTGCAGGTGGTCGATCAGCCGGTGACGTTCACCGAGCCACGGCTGGCCGCGCTCGCCGGTCGTGCCGGCGAGGGTGACGGTCCGGTGCTCCTGGTCACGACGCACCGGCGCGAGAGCTGGGGCGCCCCGATGCGCGCGATCGGGGCAGCGCTGGGCGAGATCGCCCGCACGCTCCCCGATGTGACGGTGGTGCTGCCCGTCCACCGCAACCCGCTCGTGCGCGAGGCGGTGCTGCCGAGCGTGGCCGGCTTGGACAACGTGCTCGTGACCGAGCCGCTCGCCTACGCCGAGTTCGCGCACCTCACGCGCCGCGCGCACGTGGTTCTGACGGACTCGGGCGGTGTCCAGGAGGAGGCACCGAGTCTCGGGAAGCCCGTGCTGGTCATGCGTGAGACGACCGAACGCCCCGAAGCGGTCGAGGCGGGCACGGTGCGTCTGGTGGGAACCGATCCGGAGCGCATCGTGAGCGAGGTGGTCAGGCTCCTCACGGACGACGCGGCGCACGCCGCGATGGCGCGTTCGACCAACCCCTACGGGGACGGGCGCGCTGCGGCACGGGCGGTCGCCGCCGTGGCCGAGCTCCTCGGCACCGGGGCGCGCATCCCCGACTTCGCGGGCTGA
- a CDS encoding glycosyltransferase family 2 protein, with protein MTVYAPSHTETELDVFEFTSEELVIAEEAKRSSVVCIIPAYNEADSIESVLEGLLAQTRLPDAVHVVINNSSDNSFELARAYAGEYSVERGGEVQSTAIYVHDMGKVADKKVGALNYGFRLAQGADFLLGVDGDTVMAPDALELLEAEISSDPRIGGISAIYTVDNHTRNPVASLLLTGQRAQFAAFNLQNLLRGRNMAVLGGQSSIFRMSALHEVMRQYHQDTPWVSDSEVEDSLLSLQIKNLGYSTKISATARAVVGGMDNIRALDGQQVKWNYGAIDLMWPGQRGDTSGQPFHPNLRLRWLENIGMLINIFTRVSFIALLAGSLSIDAFVFSPIWLIPPVVAMALNVRIAMSIKGRTWRDVLFAATMIPAEIYMWVRIGHFVRAWTKFLSKVRTDNWAAQARAERGAGWAHLTPLIVAAAGIAALIYGWSTLPIIAQASILWVGWPMLAVLTALQTLFMLRQLMRRQYGYRA; from the coding sequence ATGACGGTCTACGCCCCCTCCCACACCGAGACCGAGCTCGACGTCTTCGAGTTCACGTCCGAGGAGCTCGTCATCGCCGAGGAGGCGAAGCGCTCCAGCGTGGTGTGCATCATCCCGGCCTACAACGAGGCGGACTCGATCGAGTCGGTGCTCGAGGGGTTGCTGGCCCAGACGCGCCTGCCGGACGCGGTGCACGTGGTCATCAACAACTCCAGCGACAACTCCTTCGAGCTGGCCCGGGCCTACGCCGGCGAGTACAGCGTGGAGCGCGGCGGCGAGGTCCAGTCCACGGCGATCTACGTGCACGACATGGGCAAGGTCGCGGACAAGAAGGTCGGCGCCCTGAACTACGGCTTCCGCCTCGCGCAGGGTGCGGACTTCCTCCTCGGGGTCGACGGCGACACCGTGATGGCGCCCGACGCGCTCGAGCTCCTGGAGGCGGAGATCTCCTCCGACCCCCGCATCGGCGGGATCTCGGCGATCTACACGGTCGACAACCACACCCGCAACCCCGTGGCCTCCCTGCTGCTGACCGGCCAGCGCGCCCAGTTCGCGGCGTTCAACCTGCAGAACCTGCTGCGCGGCCGGAACATGGCGGTGCTCGGCGGCCAGTCCTCGATCTTCCGCATGTCCGCGCTCCACGAGGTCATGCGCCAGTACCACCAGGACACGCCGTGGGTGAGCGACTCCGAGGTCGAGGACTCGCTGCTGAGCCTGCAGATCAAGAACCTCGGCTACTCCACCAAGATCAGCGCGACGGCGCGCGCCGTCGTCGGCGGCATGGACAACATCCGTGCCCTCGACGGTCAGCAGGTCAAGTGGAACTACGGCGCCATCGACCTGATGTGGCCCGGCCAGCGCGGTGACACCTCGGGCCAGCCGTTCCACCCCAACCTCCGGCTGCGGTGGCTCGAGAACATCGGGATGCTCATCAACATCTTCACGCGCGTCAGCTTCATCGCCCTGCTGGCGGGGTCGCTCTCGATCGACGCGTTCGTGTTCTCGCCGATCTGGCTCATCCCGCCGGTCGTGGCCATGGCGCTCAACGTCCGCATCGCGATGTCCATCAAGGGCCGCACCTGGCGCGACGTGCTCTTCGCCGCGACGATGATCCCCGCCGAGATCTACATGTGGGTGCGCATCGGTCACTTCGTGCGCGCCTGGACCAAGTTCCTCTCCAAGGTCCGCACGGACAACTGGGCCGCCCAGGCCCGCGCCGAGCGTGGCGCCGGCTGGGCCCACCTCACGCCGCTGATCGTCGCGGCCGCCGGTATCGCCGCCCTGATCTACGGATGGTCCACGCTGCCGATCATCGCCCAGGCGTCCATCCTGTGGGTCGGCTGGCCGATGCTCGCGGTCCTCACCGCCCTGCAGACCCTGTTCATGCTGCGCCAGCTGATGCGTCGCCAGTACGGCTACCGGGCCTGA
- a CDS encoding macrolide 2'-phosphotransferase yields MTTAADILALAAGHGLDLDPAGATLSEAGLDYRVVMADDADGRRWVLRAPRRDDVSDGMAAEARVLDLVGPVLARGGVAVPDWRVRERDLVAYPALPGTPGLTLTPEGEPVWHVDPRSPDYAARLGRLLARLHAITAQEASAAGVEVRTPEEVRQAWRDDVARVTDAFTVAPALARRWQEWLDDETCWPDRTVMTHGEIYQAHVLQGPDGTFLGVLDWTTARVDDPARDLVTQLGAGGPEMLQVALAAYAEAGGRAHDGLAAQAQHLWDASPIGYALYALTTGAEADRATAAALLDPR; encoded by the coding sequence ATGACCACCGCCGCCGACATCCTCGCGCTCGCGGCCGGCCACGGTCTGGACCTCGATCCGGCCGGCGCGACGCTGTCCGAGGCCGGCCTGGACTACCGCGTCGTCATGGCCGACGACGCCGACGGCCGGCGCTGGGTGCTGCGCGCGCCCCGCCGCGACGACGTCAGCGACGGCATGGCCGCGGAGGCTCGCGTCCTCGACCTGGTCGGCCCGGTGCTGGCGCGCGGCGGCGTCGCAGTCCCGGACTGGCGCGTGCGCGAACGCGACCTCGTCGCCTACCCCGCCCTGCCCGGCACCCCCGGGCTGACGCTGACGCCGGAGGGCGAGCCCGTGTGGCACGTCGACCCGCGCAGTCCCGACTACGCCGCGCGCCTGGGCCGGCTGCTCGCGCGGCTGCACGCGATCACGGCCCAGGAGGCGTCGGCCGCCGGCGTCGAGGTCCGCACGCCGGAGGAGGTGCGGCAGGCGTGGCGCGACGACGTCGCCCGGGTCACCGACGCCTTCACCGTCGCCCCGGCGCTGGCCCGGAGATGGCAGGAGTGGCTCGACGACGAGACCTGCTGGCCCGACCGCACCGTCATGACGCACGGCGAGATCTACCAGGCCCACGTCCTCCAGGGCCCCGACGGCACCTTCCTCGGCGTGCTGGACTGGACGACGGCGCGCGTCGACGACCCCGCGCGCGACCTCGTGACGCAGCTCGGCGCCGGTGGGCCGGAGATGCTCCAGGTGGCACTCGCGGCCTATGCCGAGGCGGGCGGGCGGGCCCACGACGGGCTCGCCGCCCAGGCGCAGCACCTGTGGGACGCCTCGCCGATCGGGTACGCCCTCTACGCGCTCACGACCGGCGCGGAGGCCGACCGCGCGACCGCCGCCGCGCTGCTCGACCCGCGCTGA